The proteins below are encoded in one region of bacterium:
- a CDS encoding L-threonylcarbamoyladenylate synthase yields MDTIIVERSFHSLEKIIDVLERGGVVILPSENVYGFAVKALSKEAVDRVYELKGREKNKPLVYFTSKRKAEEYGIIDDNAKKIIDLWPEGVGIIVPKKDNVPSYVTAGKDSIMLVCVDEFLESLADKASFPIAGTSANKSGEKENIKFDSVDKMFNGRVSMIVKGGKCKRGQSGTIINLSVKPPTVLREGPFSTERIRELIPNILVSLL; encoded by the coding sequence ATGGATACAATTATAGTTGAAAGATCATTTCACTCTTTAGAAAAGATTATAGATGTTTTAGAAAGGGGAGGGGTAGTTATTCTTCCTTCTGAAAATGTCTATGGTTTTGCTGTTAAGGCCTTGTCCAAAGAGGCAGTAGATAGAGTATATGAACTTAAAGGGAGAGAGAAAAATAAACCTTTAGTATATTTTACATCTAAAAGAAAAGCAGAAGAATATGGTATCATAGACGATAATGCAAAGAAAATAATAGACTTGTGGCCTGAAGGAGTAGGGATTATCGTTCCTAAAAAGGATAATGTACCTTCCTATGTAACTGCTGGTAAAGACTCAATTATGCTGGTTTGCGTAGATGAGTTTTTAGAATCATTAGCCGATAAAGCGAGTTTTCCAATTGCTGGAACTTCTGCAAACAAATCTGGTGAAAAAGAGAATATCAAATTTGATTCAGTGGACAAGATGTTTAATGGAAGGGTTTCGATGATAGTAAAAGGTGGTAAATGTAAAAGAGGACAGAGTGGTACTATCATTAATTTATCTGTAAAACCACCTACAGTACTTAGAGAAGGTCCATTTTCTACAGAGCGAATTAGAGAATTAATACCAAATATACTTGTAAGCCTTTTATAA
- a CDS encoding phosphate/phosphite/phosphonate ABC transporter substrate-binding protein: protein MERTIKNVNFLLGCFILITIFLGCSNMSERKPLGSKSNPIKFYFTPSGDAENISQNSIEFVKFLEEETGYFFKTAVPISYIAVVEAFGTKKCDIAIINSFGYLLAHQRYGVEALLRIIRYGESVYRGQIIAHVNSGINKIKDIHGKKFAFVDPSSTSGYLLPLKIFKENHIQPKETVFAMKHDNVVTMIYQRQVDAGATFYSPPTKNGKIRDARARVMTQFPDVAEKIKIIKITDPISNDPIAFRRDLPENMKHKIIKAILKFMETETGKKTLYNIYSVDGFIPTTDKDYESLRNLLDTIGKGAEEFIEK, encoded by the coding sequence ATGGAAAGAACAATAAAAAATGTGAATTTCCTTCTGGGTTGCTTTATTTTGATCACCATTTTTTTAGGTTGTTCAAATATGTCTGAAAGAAAACCCCTTGGTTCAAAATCAAATCCCATAAAATTTTATTTTACTCCATCTGGAGATGCTGAGAATATTTCACAAAATTCTATAGAGTTTGTTAAATTCTTAGAGGAGGAAACAGGATATTTTTTTAAAACCGCAGTCCCTATAAGTTATATTGCTGTAGTAGAAGCTTTCGGTACAAAAAAATGTGATATTGCCATTATTAATAGTTTTGGTTATTTGTTAGCACATCAACGATATGGGGTGGAAGCTTTATTAAGAATTATAAGATATGGAGAAAGTGTTTACCGTGGCCAAATTATTGCTCATGTAAATAGTGGAATTAATAAAATCAAAGATATTCATGGTAAAAAGTTTGCTTTCGTGGACCCATCTTCAACTTCTGGATACCTCTTGCCCTTAAAAATATTTAAGGAAAATCATATTCAACCTAAGGAGACAGTATTCGCAATGAAACATGATAATGTTGTAACCATGATTTACCAGCGGCAAGTAGATGCCGGCGCTACTTTTTATAGCCCACCAACTAAAAATGGGAAGATTCGAGATGCCAGGGCACGAGTTATGACTCAATTCCCAGATGTGGCTGAAAAGATAAAAATTATTAAGATTACAGACCCTATCTCAAATGATCCTATAGCCTTCCGAAGGGATTTACCAGAGAATATGAAACACAAGATTATCAAAGCAATATTAAAATTCATGGAAACAGAAACAGGTAAAAAAACTCTTTATAACATTTACTCAGTCGATGGTTTTATTCCAACCACAGATAAAGATTATGAAAGTCTTCGTAATTTATTAGACACTATTGGAAAGGGTGCGGAGGAATTTATTGAAAAATGA
- a CDS encoding MFS transporter: MINPFWLLLFLTVVINMGVGLIIPVMPIFLKEFGFSTGHLSVAFFALVFARFIAQNVGGRLILKFGYYKVLGISFCLYVITMGLYPFVFTKDIFICFRFLEGIFEGFAVVCLTDLSIELSNNKDRAKKMGYFSAAFGLGFILGPSIGGLMFQGYGKYGMFWSAGLLGAIGLIGLLIAHKALNLKHEEKTTSRNFFVNFNKESLSLLPFYGPYILRRVLFFSLQLLLPLYLHEYFHVSPGKVGIYFSISAILTTALMPFTGRVADIFSCKKIIIMCLLIMGGSIASFGFMPKQSFFLTVFILETLAFAFMLPTGMKIFGDVISSNSNRGQILGFFGSLTDICTIIIPFIILPLYDIMAKLPWIFLGGLCVLASIPFWKVPVLNYANNN, translated from the coding sequence ATGATAAATCCGTTCTGGCTTTTATTATTTTTAACAGTAGTAATTAATATGGGTGTTGGTCTTATTATCCCTGTTATGCCAATATTTTTAAAAGAATTCGGGTTCTCAACAGGACATTTGTCTGTTGCCTTTTTTGCCTTGGTTTTTGCACGTTTTATAGCACAAAATGTTGGAGGACGATTAATATTGAAATTTGGATATTATAAGGTGTTAGGTATTTCTTTCTGCCTTTATGTAATAACGATGGGGTTATATCCTTTTGTTTTTACAAAGGACATCTTTATCTGTTTTCGGTTTTTAGAAGGAATATTTGAAGGATTTGCTGTAGTCTGCTTAACAGACTTATCAATTGAGCTCTCGAATAATAAAGACCGTGCTAAAAAGATGGGATATTTTAGTGCTGCCTTTGGGCTTGGATTCATTTTGGGTCCCAGTATAGGAGGTCTAATGTTTCAGGGTTACGGAAAGTACGGTATGTTTTGGTCAGCAGGCTTATTAGGTGCTATTGGCTTAATCGGTCTACTTATCGCCCATAAGGCTTTAAATTTAAAACATGAAGAAAAAACGACTTCAAGAAATTTCTTTGTGAATTTCAATAAAGAATCACTTTCATTGTTGCCATTTTATGGACCATATATCCTTAGAAGGGTATTATTCTTTTCGTTGCAATTACTTTTACCTTTATATCTTCATGAATATTTCCATGTATCTCCTGGAAAGGTAGGTATCTATTTTTCTATCTCTGCTATTTTAACTACCGCATTAATGCCTTTTACAGGTCGTGTAGCGGATATCTTTTCTTGCAAAAAAATTATCATTATGTGTTTATTAATCATGGGAGGTTCAATAGCCTCTTTTGGATTTATGCCTAAACAGTCCTTCTTTCTCACAGTATTTATTTTAGAAACCCTTGCATTTGCTTTTATGTTGCCTACGGGTATGAAAATCTTTGGAGATGTAATTTCTTCTAATTCTAACAGAGGGCAAATATTGGGATTCTTTGGAAGTCTGACGGATATTTGTACTATTATAATACCGTTTATAATACTTCCTCTTTATGACATAATGGCTAAATTACCCTGGATATTCTTAGGAGGACTATGTGTTTTGGCAAGTATCCCGTTTTGGAAAGTCCCAGTTTTAAATTATGCTAATAATAATTAA
- a CDS encoding 3-isopropylmalate dehydratase large subunit yields the protein MGLTIVEKIIAKAVHKERVTPGEIVSVIPDLIMSNDATAHITIDIFKKRMNGEKVKESSKVIFVIDHNVPSNSIDTAMVHKKMRDFAKEQDILIYDGEGICHQLLIENHILPNQFIVAADSHTCSYGALGAFGTGIGSTDNAAVWKSGDIWIKVPSTIKFEINGPLPNGVYAKDVILKIISDIGVDGATYKCMEFGGSTIENLSVDSRITLCNMAVEAGAKTGIIAGDQRVLSYLNDRGIGKLEMFKSDHDAEYDKVYQYNGGDFEPVVACPHNVGNVRPLREIEGLKIDEAFIGSCTNGRLEDLIIAGRILEGTKINSGVRLIVSSASNKVFKQALNEGLIETFMKSGAIVMNPNCSACWGACQGVLADGQRLITSGNRNFKGRVGSPNSEIYLASPATVAISAINGKISQYV from the coding sequence ATGGGACTGACAATTGTAGAAAAAATTATTGCTAAAGCAGTTCATAAAGAAAGAGTAACTCCTGGAGAGATTGTTTCTGTGATTCCTGATCTTATTATGAGTAATGATGCTACAGCTCATATTACCATTGATATCTTTAAGAAAAGAATGAATGGAGAAAAAGTAAAAGAGTCTTCAAAGGTTATTTTTGTAATTGACCATAATGTTCCTTCTAATTCTATTGATACTGCTATGGTTCATAAAAAGATGAGAGACTTTGCCAAAGAACAAGATATACTTATATACGATGGAGAAGGAATTTGTCATCAGCTACTTATTGAAAATCATATATTACCTAATCAATTTATTGTAGCTGCTGATTCCCACACTTGTAGTTATGGGGCATTAGGCGCCTTTGGAACAGGAATTGGTTCTACTGATAACGCAGCAGTATGGAAGAGTGGGGATATTTGGATTAAGGTTCCCTCAACAATCAAGTTTGAGATTAACGGTCCATTACCAAACGGCGTTTATGCAAAAGATGTTATATTAAAAATAATATCAGATATAGGTGTAGATGGAGCTACCTATAAATGTATGGAATTTGGTGGCTCTACGATAGAAAACTTATCTGTAGATTCAAGAATTACCTTATGTAATATGGCGGTAGAAGCAGGGGCTAAGACTGGTATTATAGCTGGCGATCAAAGGGTGCTGTCTTATCTCAATGATAGAGGGATAGGTAAATTAGAGATGTTCAAAAGTGACCATGATGCAGAATATGACAAAGTTTATCAATATAATGGTGGAGATTTTGAACCGGTAGTAGCATGTCCGCATAATGTAGGAAATGTCCGCCCCTTACGAGAAATTGAGGGGTTAAAGATAGATGAAGCTTTTATTGGTTCCTGTACCAATGGGCGGTTGGAGGATCTTATAATAGCTGGAAGAATATTAGAAGGGACTAAAATCAATTCAGGGGTAAGACTAATAGTTTCGTCTGCTTCTAATAAAGTTTTTAAGCAAGCACTTAACGAAGGGTTAATAGAGACATTTATGAAGAGTGGAGCAATAGTGATGAATCCAAATTGCTCTGCTTGTTGGGGAGCCTGTCAGGGAGTATTAGCAGATGGACAGAGGCTGATTACAAGTGGCAATCGTAACTTTAAAGGAAGGGTTGGTAGTCCCAACTCTGAAATTTACTTGGCATCTCCAGCTACTGTAGCCATATCAGCAATAAATGGCAAAATCAGCCAATATGTTTAA
- the phnC gene encoding phosphonate ABC transporter ATP-binding protein encodes MKNDNILKVIDLHKTYSNGIHALKGISFEVKKGEFLAIIGLSGSGKSTLLRCLNRIHEPTEGKIIFDDKEITQFKGQALRKVRREMGMIFQDFNLIERYSVMTNVLMGYLGFTQSFKSILGMWTPEVKKRVIEKLKIFGLDDKINDRVDSLSGGQQQRVAIARALMQEPKLLLADEPVASLDPATSINILEYIGKINREYGITVICNIHSLDLVKSYASRMIALRKGRIIFEGQSPLEVDKKWFEAIYGDSG; translated from the coding sequence TTGAAAAATGATAATATTTTAAAAGTAATAGATTTGCATAAAACTTATTCAAATGGAATACACGCACTTAAAGGAATAAGTTTTGAGGTAAAAAAAGGTGAATTCTTAGCTATTATAGGATTGAGTGGTTCAGGAAAATCTACACTTCTTAGATGTTTAAATCGAATTCATGAACCGACAGAAGGCAAAATTATCTTTGATGACAAAGAGATTACTCAATTTAAAGGACAAGCACTTCGTAAGGTGCGGAGAGAGATGGGGATGATTTTTCAAGACTTCAATCTTATTGAAAGATATTCTGTCATGACTAATGTTTTAATGGGCTATCTTGGATTTACCCAATCTTTCAAGAGTATTTTAGGAATGTGGACACCAGAAGTAAAAAAAAGAGTAATTGAAAAATTAAAAATATTTGGTCTTGATGATAAAATTAACGATAGAGTAGATTCTCTCAGTGGAGGACAACAGCAACGAGTAGCGATAGCAAGAGCACTTATGCAAGAACCAAAGTTACTCTTAGCTGATGAACCAGTTGCCAGTTTAGACCCTGCTACATCTATCAATATTTTAGAATATATAGGAAAAATTAATAGGGAATACGGTATAACTGTTATTTGTAATATCCATTCTTTGGATCTCGTAAAATCTTATGCTTCCCGAATGATTGCTCTTAGAAAAGGTAGAATTATCTTTGAAGGGCAATCACCATTAGAAGTTGATAAGAAATGGTTTGAGGCAATTTATGGAGATAGTGGTTAA
- a CDS encoding helix-turn-helix transcriptional regulator produces MGNRVRQLRTQLGLTQEDLDEKAELDWRSIGSVERGERNLSLDSLQRVSQALGVTPAYLLEVTKERNELPEKELMIHEIIYLLKEKNIKELKYILNLIKEFFEYIDKA; encoded by the coding sequence CTGGGGAACAGAGTTAGACAATTAAGAACACAATTAGGACTTACTCAAGAGGACTTGGATGAAAAAGCAGAGTTGGATTGGAGAAGTATTGGCTCAGTAGAAAGGGGAGAAAGAAATCTATCTCTGGATAGTTTGCAAAGGGTTAGCCAGGCATTAGGGGTTACTCCTGCGTATCTTTTGGAAGTAACTAAGGAGAGAAACGAATTACCAGAAAAAGAGTTAATGATTCATGAAATTATTTATTTGCTTAAAGAAAAGAATATCAAAGAATTAAAGTATATTCTCAATCTAATCAAAGAGTTTTTCGAATATATCGACAAAGCATAA
- a CDS encoding 3-isopropylmalate dehydratase small subunit, producing MEKIEGRCWVFGDNIDTDVIFPTQYLSLPDIQKACKYAFEPIRPEFSKEVREGNIIVAGKNFGCGSSREQAPAVLKESGIKVIIARSFARIFYRNAINLGIPVIECDTIQDVIKEGDTLEVNITDGEIVHKKTGILFKATKIPSFMIEIFNCGGLVEYMKQRNK from the coding sequence ATGGAAAAAATTGAAGGAAGATGTTGGGTTTTCGGAGATAATATAGATACAGATGTTATCTTTCCCACGCAATATCTCTCATTGCCAGATATTCAGAAGGCGTGTAAATATGCCTTTGAACCTATTAGACCCGAATTTTCAAAGGAAGTGAGAGAAGGAAATATTATTGTGGCCGGGAAAAATTTTGGATGTGGCTCTTCCAGAGAACAAGCTCCTGCTGTTTTGAAAGAATCAGGGATTAAAGTAATAATAGCAAGGTCTTTTGCCAGAATATTCTATCGTAATGCCATCAATTTAGGTATACCTGTGATAGAATGTGATACTATTCAGGATGTAATTAAAGAAGGGGATACATTAGAGGTTAACATTACTGATGGAGAAATAGTTCATAAAAAGACAGGTATTCTATTTAAGGCTACAAAGATTCCATCTTTTATGATAGAGATATTTAACTGTGGGGGATTGGTAGAATATATGAAACAGAGAAATAAATAA
- a CDS encoding GxxExxY protein, whose product MEISKEYQENLLNEIIIQCIIKVHQTLGPGFLESIYRRAMVIELIKQGLRVETEKEILIYYEGEEIGKHNLKLIGIDISDEAIHIARTSYPHIEFLAGNILELPFGQNYFDIVFGNFILHLFSYELRHKMLEECHRVLKQDGIAILSVASVHDPDYGIGREVEKKLLR is encoded by the coding sequence ATGGAGATATCAAAAGAATATCAAGAAAATTTACTTAATGAGATAATAATTCAATGTATTATTAAGGTACACCAGACACTGGGTCCAGGTTTTCTGGAAAGTATTTACCGCAGGGCAATGGTAATTGAACTTATAAAACAGGGATTGAGAGTTGAGACAGAGAAAGAAATACTAATCTACTACGAAGGAGAAGAAATTGGGAAACACAATTTAAAACTTATAGGAATTGATATTTCGGATGAAGCTATTCATATTGCCCGAACTTCCTATCCGCATATTGAATTTTTAGCAGGAAATATTCTGGAGTTACCGTTTGGACAAAATTACTTTGATATTGTTTTTGGCAATTTTATTTTGCATTTATTTTCATATGAATTAAGACATAAAATGCTTGAAGAATGCCATCGTGTTTTAAAACAGGATGGTATTGCAATATTAAGTGTAGCTTCGGTACATGATCCGGATTACGGTATTGGCAGAGAGGTTGAAAAAAAATTACTTCGTTAA
- a CDS encoding radical SAM protein → MLSKEKGFVLQGLDHFSKQEIKEFWEGWEPKNDKPKILGVGLSCTFRCNLKCVYCYAGDKEPLPDELTLEEQKSIITQAKKLGAETVIICGDAEPLMDKNLLGIVEHGYRNEITCVVVSNGISLGDDKLAMNIHGMKSKEVASTLYNLGSSLVIKMESITSELYNQIVGVKDAYRKFMQAVNNIMEVGFGNGIERESDILTRVCFSSVVMVNNIDELPAMKEFANQRNAQYICKLPSLVGRALENLEMMFPVSRYEEIRRHLSKFTAKRETLMVDTPRCMAWHYGPVIDIRGEIRECYTSPCNHQNRIGNIREKSLEELLKRRNTIYDITINDFCPVKTRINRELEAKGLHRIWDVESKDRL, encoded by the coding sequence ATGTTAAGTAAAGAGAAAGGTTTTGTTCTTCAGGGATTGGACCATTTTTCAAAACAAGAAATTAAAGAGTTTTGGGAAGGATGGGAGCCTAAAAATGATAAGCCAAAAATTTTAGGTGTTGGATTAAGTTGTACCTTCAGATGTAATCTTAAGTGTGTATACTGCTATGCAGGAGATAAGGAACCACTTCCAGACGAATTGACATTAGAGGAACAAAAATCTATTATAACACAAGCTAAAAAATTAGGGGCAGAGACAGTAATAATTTGTGGAGATGCAGAGCCCTTAATGGATAAAAATCTTCTTGGAATAGTAGAACATGGGTATAGGAATGAAATAACTTGTGTGGTTGTCTCCAATGGAATTTCACTTGGTGATGATAAATTGGCTATGAATATTCATGGGATGAAGAGTAAAGAAGTAGCTTCTACTCTTTATAACCTTGGTTCTTCCTTGGTAATAAAAATGGAGTCCATTACTTCAGAATTGTACAATCAGATTGTAGGAGTGAAAGATGCATACCGTAAATTTATGCAGGCAGTAAATAATATAATGGAAGTAGGGTTTGGAAACGGTATAGAAAGAGAGAGTGATATTTTAACCAGAGTGTGTTTTAGTTCGGTAGTAATGGTAAACAATATAGATGAATTGCCTGCCATGAAAGAATTTGCTAATCAAAGAAATGCTCAATATATATGCAAGTTACCGTCGTTGGTTGGACGAGCATTAGAGAACTTGGAAATGATGTTTCCAGTAAGCCGCTATGAAGAAATCAGGAGACACCTAAGCAAATTTACTGCAAAAAGAGAAACCTTGATGGTAGATACCCCTCGGTGTATGGCTTGGCATTATGGACCGGTTATAGATATAAGAGGAGAAATAAGAGAGTGTTATACTTCTCCTTGCAATCATCAAAATAGAATAGGAAATATTAGGGAAAAATCTCTTGAGGAGTTATTAAAGAGGCGAAATACAATTTATGACATAACAATTAATGACTTTTGTCCTGTCAAAACGCGAATAAATAGGGAACTTGAAGCTAAAGGATTACATAGGATTTGGGATGTTGAATCTAAGGATCGTCTTTAA
- the elbB gene encoding isoprenoid biosynthesis glyoxalase ElbB translates to MKKVGLLLSGCGVLDGTEIHETVITILALQSRECVEVKFLAPNIEQSVVMNHRNNNPLLQERRNVLIESARIARGDIKDMKELNIKEIDGLIIPGGAGVILNLCTFANDGIKCRVNPDVEGLIVQCLEAKKPIGVLCIAPVLIAKILSQNNKRANLTIGKDPKIAEAIKKLGSTHILCETTDIVFDKENNILSTPAYMLGKDIHEVSKGITKLINKLLELL, encoded by the coding sequence ATGAAAAAGGTTGGATTGTTATTATCAGGTTGTGGTGTTTTGGATGGCACAGAAATACATGAAACTGTTATAACTATATTAGCCTTACAAAGTAGAGAGTGTGTGGAGGTGAAATTTTTGGCTCCTAATATAGAACAATCTGTAGTTATGAACCATAGAAATAACAATCCATTACTCCAAGAACGAAGAAATGTTCTTATCGAATCAGCGAGAATTGCAAGAGGAGATATAAAAGATATGAAGGAACTAAACATTAAAGAAATTGATGGATTAATCATTCCGGGAGGAGCAGGAGTTATATTAAATCTTTGCACATTTGCTAATGATGGAATTAAGTGTAGAGTTAATCCAGATGTAGAAGGTTTAATTGTTCAATGTCTTGAGGCAAAAAAGCCAATAGGAGTACTTTGTATCGCCCCAGTTTTAATAGCAAAGATCCTTTCTCAAAATAATAAAAGGGCGAATTTAACAATTGGAAAAGACCCCAAAATAGCAGAGGCGATTAAAAAATTAGGTTCAACCCATATTCTTTGCGAGACAACTGATATTGTGTTTGATAAAGAAAATAATATTCTTTCTACACCCGCGTATATGTTAGGAAAGGATATTCATGAGGTTTCCAAAGGAATTACAAAGCTCATCAATAAACTTTTAGAATTATTATAG
- a CDS encoding 3-isopropylmalate dehydratase large subunit, which translates to MNIIQKILAKKTQLDKIEPGQLINMSIDMAMVHDYFAHFCIDKFYEMGFSSVGNPNKVVFVMDHEVPSASIEESENNRRMYEFATKQGIKRIHFSDGVSHQIIHELGYISPGDIVVGTDSHTTTYGALGIFSTGIGYTEMAAVFGTGQLWFRVPSSLKFIINGTLSKGVYAKDVILKIIGDIGVDGATYKTMEFSGSTIRDFSVSSRLTLCNMVVEAGAKNGIIEVDEKTIEYLKDKREKRIEIVKSDSDVDYERIYQYNAEEFEPVVACPHSVDNVKSVKKVEGLKIDAAFIGSCTNGRLEDLRIAANILKGNKVSKYTRLIVTPASRSIYLESIREGIIDVLLDAGAIITHPSCSLCAGAKCGGILGDRERVISTSNRNFIARMGSKDSEVYLTSPATVAMSAISGRITSPST; encoded by the coding sequence ATGAATATAATTCAGAAAATATTGGCTAAAAAAACCCAGTTAGATAAAATTGAACCAGGGCAATTGATAAATATGTCTATAGATATGGCGATGGTTCATGATTACTTTGCCCATTTTTGTATAGATAAATTTTATGAAATGGGGTTTTCATCAGTCGGGAATCCTAATAAAGTTGTCTTTGTAATGGATCATGAAGTTCCTTCAGCCTCAATTGAAGAATCTGAAAATAATCGAAGGATGTATGAATTTGCAACAAAACAAGGGATAAAGAGAATACATTTCTCGGATGGTGTATCTCATCAAATTATCCATGAGTTAGGTTATATCTCACCGGGAGATATAGTAGTAGGTACTGATTCCCATACAACCACATATGGTGCCTTAGGCATATTTTCGACAGGTATTGGATATACAGAAATGGCCGCAGTCTTTGGTACTGGACAACTTTGGTTTCGGGTTCCTTCCAGCCTCAAATTCATAATTAATGGCACATTATCTAAAGGGGTTTATGCAAAAGATGTTATCTTAAAGATAATAGGAGATATAGGAGTAGATGGGGCTACCTACAAAACTATGGAATTTTCAGGTTCTACAATAAGAGATTTCTCGGTAAGTTCAAGACTTACATTATGCAACATGGTTGTAGAAGCAGGGGCTAAAAATGGCATTATTGAAGTAGATGAAAAGACTATCGAGTATCTAAAGGATAAAAGAGAGAAAAGAATTGAAATAGTGAAAAGTGATTCTGATGTAGATTATGAAAGAATTTATCAATATAATGCTGAGGAGTTTGAACCGGTAGTAGCCTGTCCGCATAGTGTAGATAATGTAAAATCTGTAAAAAAAGTTGAAGGATTAAAAATAGATGCAGCATTTATTGGTTCCTGCACAAATGGTCGCCTGGAAGATTTAAGGATAGCTGCAAATATATTAAAAGGGAATAAAGTTTCGAAATACACAAGATTAATAGTAACTCCTGCTTCTCGAAGTATTTATCTTGAATCTATAAGAGAAGGTATTATTGATGTGCTATTAGATGCAGGAGCGATAATTACTCATCCATCCTGTAGTTTATGTGCTGGTGCAAAATGTGGTGGTATCCTTGGAGATAGAGAACGGGTAATAAGTACCAGTAATAGGAATTTTATAGCCCGCATGGGAAGTAAAGATTCTGAAGTTTACCTTACTTCTCCAGCCACGGTTGCAATGTCAGCTATAAGTGGAAGAATTACATCACCAAGTACATAG
- a CDS encoding class I SAM-dependent methyltransferase, protein MQGRDYWNKRFEDEEKIWGETPSISATYAAKIFKENEARTILVPGCGYGRNSLFLAKEGFTVTAFDFSSVALKTAREIATNMHIDNVEYYEGNALDEKGYKGVYEGIYVSNLLHLFLKDDREILLRNLEKVLCRRGIISLNVFSPEDSSYGEGELVEENTYYSNDGHFTHYFTQDSLMKDFLNFELLSCEKIREFENHGEKKEHSHNFLFAAFRKLN, encoded by the coding sequence ATGCAAGGAAGAGACTACTGGAATAAAAGATTTGAGGATGAAGAAAAGATTTGGGGAGAAACACCTTCAATTTCAGCGACTTATGCTGCAAAAATATTTAAAGAGAATGAAGCAAGGACAATTCTTGTACCCGGCTGTGGTTATGGAAGAAATAGCCTCTTTTTGGCAAAAGAAGGATTTACCGTTACGGCGTTTGATTTCTCTTCAGTAGCATTAAAAACTGCAAGAGAAATTGCTACAAATATGCACATAGATAATGTTGAATATTATGAAGGGAATGCTTTAGATGAAAAGGGATATAAAGGAGTTTATGAAGGTATCTATGTTTCTAATTTACTACATCTCTTTTTAAAAGATGATAGGGAAATACTGCTGAGAAATCTTGAAAAAGTCCTTTGCAGGAGAGGGATTATATCTCTAAATGTATTCTCACCTGAGGATAGCTCTTATGGAGAAGGAGAACTTGTAGAGGAAAATACTTATTACTCGAATGATGGACATTTCACCCACTATTTTACCCAAGACTCACTTATGAAAGATTTTCTCAATTTCGAACTATTATCATGTGAAAAAATCAGAGAATTTGAAAATCACGGAGAAAAAAAAGAACATTCCCATAATTTTTTATTTGCTGCATTTAGAAAATTAAACTAA